Proteins found in one Miscanthus floridulus cultivar M001 chromosome 4, ASM1932011v1, whole genome shotgun sequence genomic segment:
- the LOC136550023 gene encoding UDP-glucosyltransferase UGT13248-like, with translation MAGTESSSTHVLLLSYPSQGHINPLLQLGKRLAAHRGVRCTLAVTRFVLGQSGQPSPGAVHVAAYSDGCDSGGYSEAGNEQEFLARLESAGSASLDELLRAESAQGRPVHAVVYDSFLLWAPRVARRHGASCAAFFTQACAVNVAYSHARAGRVELPVAEGKALPELPGLPSELEPADFPTFLTEPDGGSHAYLDLLLQQCQGFEVADHILVNSFYELETKEAEYMASRWGAKTVGPSVPSAYLDNRLPDDVSYGFHLLAPMREESKAWLDERPARSVVYVSFGSLATPSSAQMAEVAEGLCSSGKDFLWVVRASETPKIPGGFADKARGRGLVVTWCPQLEVLAHPAVGSFVTHCGWNSTMEALGIGVPMIAMPQWSDQPTNAKYIEDVWRVGVKLRPDDAGCLVRKDEVERCIRQVMEGDTSKEYRKNAMGWSEKAKMAMSEGGSSDNNIVEFLNKIRLK, from the exons ATGGCGGGAACAGAGAGCAGCAGCACCCACGTGCTCCTCCTCTCCTACCCGTCCCAGGGCCACATCAACCCGCTCCTCCAGCTCGGCAAGCGGCTGGCCGCCCATCGCGGCGTGCGGTGCACCCTGGCCGTGACCCGGTTCGTCCTCGGCCAGAGCGGCCAGCCGTCCCCGGGCGCGGTCCACGTCGCCGCATACTCCGACGGCTGCGACAGCGGCGGCTACAGCGAGGCAGGCAACGAGCAGGAGTTCCTGGCTCGGCTGGAGTCCGCCGGGTCGGCGTCGCTGGACGAGCTCCTCCGCGCCGAGTCCGCGCAAGGCCGGCCCGTGCACGCCGTGGTGTACGACTCGTTCCTGCTGTGGGCGCCGCGCGTGGCGCGGCGGCACGGCGCGTCGTGCGCGGCCTTCTTCACGCAGGCGTGCGCGGTGAACGTGGCCTACTCCCACGCGCGGGCCGGCCGGGTGGAGCTGCCGGTGGCGGAGGGCAAGGCGCTGCCGGAGCTGCCCGGGCTGCCGTCGGAGCTGGAACCCGCCGATTTCCCCACGTTCCTGACGGAGCCCGACGGCGGCAGCCACGCCTACCTTGACCTGCTGCTGCAGCAGTGCCAGGGGTTTGAGGTGGCAGACCACATCCTCGTCAACTCATTCTACGAGCTGGAGACCAAG GAAGCGGAGTACATGGCGTCGCGGTGGGGCGCCAAGACGGTCGGGCCATCGGTGCCGTCGGCGTACCTCGACAACCGCCTCCCGGACGACGTGTCCTACGGATTCCACCTGCTCGCCCCGATGAGGGAGGAAAGCAAGGCCTGGCTCGACGAGCGGCCGGCACGCTCCGTCGTGTACGTCTCCTTCGGCAGCCTCGCCACGCCGAGCTCTGCTCAGATGGCCGAGGTGGCCGAGGGCTTGTGCAGCAGCGGCAAGGACTTCCTGTGGGTTGTCAGGGCCTCAGAGACTCCCAAGATCCCCGGCGGTTTCGCTGACAAGGCCAGGGGGAGGGGGCTCGTCGTGACATGGTGCCCGCAGCTGGAGGTCCTGGCGCACCCCGCCGTGGGGAGCTTCGTGACGCACTGCGGCTGGAACTCGACCATGGAGGCGCTGGGCATCGGTGTGCCGATGATAGCAATGCCGCAGTGGTCAGACCAGCCGACGAACGCCAAATACATTGAAGATGTTTGGCGAGTCGGCGTGAAGCTACGACCAGACGACGCTGGATGTCTAGTGAGGAAAGATGAGGTGGAGAGGTGCATTAGGCAAGTGATGGAAGGAGACACTAGCAAGGAATACAGGAAAAATGCTATGGGATGGAGCGAGAAGGCAAAAATGGCCATGAGTGAAGGTGGTAGCTCGGACAACAACATCGTGGAGTTCCTCAACAAAATTCGATTGAAATGA
- the LOC136548826 gene encoding flavonol 7-O-beta-glucosyltransferase UGT74F1-like has product MEGLGAGVPMVAMPQWSDQTMNAKYIDDVWRVGMRVRPDDKGVVRKEELEMRVREVMEGERSLEYIRNAAGWKEKAKRAMSEGGSSDKNILEFLGKLGLKS; this is encoded by the coding sequence ATGGAGGGGTTGGGCGCTGGTGTGCCGATGGTGGCGATGCCGCAATGGTCGGACCAGACCATGAACGCCAAGTACATCGACGACGTGTGGCGAGTAGGCATGCGAGTGCGCCCGGACGACAAAGGTGTGGTGAGGAAGGAGGAGCTTGAGATGCGTGTGAGGGAGGtgatggaaggagagaggagcTTGGAGTACATCCGAAACGCTGCCGGTTGGAAGGAGAAGGCCAAGAGAGCCATGAGCGAAGGCGGCAGCTCCGACAAAAACATCCTAGAGTTCCTTGGCAAACTTGGACTGAAAAGCTAA